DNA from Bradyrhizobium japonicum USDA 6:
GCATCGATCCGAACCGCATGCGCACGATCTCCTACGGCAAGGAGCGGCCGGTCGCCGTCTGTAACGATATTTCCTGCTGGTCGCAGAACCGTCGTGCCGTCACTGTGCTGAACGCGAGCTCCTGACGATCAGTCAGGCGCCGTTCATCTTCAGGAACCGATTATGCCGGCGCCCTCTCGGGCGCCGGCTTTGTTTCAGCCATCTGTGACCGAAACCCCGTGGTGCCAGTCACATTTTTGGCGTACTGCCTTTCAATGTGTGGCGCGTCGCAGGTTCCGTCGCAGATTTCGTTTTCGTCGTCAGGGCAAGATGTCATCCAGATCCAAGGTCTTTACCGGCACCGTGGCGATCGCCGCGCTGTTCTCTTTGTGCTCGCCCGCACTGGCGCAGTCGGACGATGACCCCGAGATGCGGATCGAACGGCTGGAGAACCAGCTGCGCCAGCTCACCGGCCAGAACGAGGAGCTGCAATACCGCAACCGCCAGCTCGAAGAGCGGCTGCGGGCGCTCGAGGGCGGCGCGCAGGCCGCGCCCGGACAGGCGCCGGTCCAGCCCTCTGTCGCGGCCGTACCGCCTGCGCAGTCCGCGCCGGCCTACCGCCAGCAGCAACAGGCCCAGCCGAATTACGAGCAGCCGCAGATCGCCGCTCCCGCGCCGATCGTTCAGGAGCAGCCGGCGCCCGGTGCGCCCGGCGTGCGCCGCCGCGGTGACTCCTTCGATCCGAACCAGAACCCGAATGCGCCCGGCGCGCCACGCGCGCTTGGTGGCGGGCAGCAGCCGATGCCGGCAGGCGCGCCCGGCGGGCGCGCTCCCGGCGAGCCGCTCGATCTCGCCAACACCAGCCCGCGCTACCAGCAAGGCGTGCCACCGGCAGCCCAGCCCGGCTATCCGCCGGCACAATCGGGTTATCCCGCGCCATCGGGAGGCGCCGGCCTGACCACCCTGCCGCCCTCGGCAACGCCGCGCGACGAGTTCGACCTCGGCATCGGCTACATGCAGCGCAAGGACTATGCGCTCGCCGAGCAGACCATGAAGAATTTTGCGCAGAAATATCCGAGCGATCCGCTGCTCGGCGACGCGCAATACTGGCTCGGCGAAAGCTATTACCAGCGCCAGCAATATCGCGACTCCGCGGAAGCCTTCCTCGCCGTCACCACCAAATACGACAAATCCGCCAAGGCGCCGGATGCCCTGCTGCGGCTCGGCCAGTCGCTGGCCGCGCTGAAGGAGAAGGAAGCCGCCTGCGCCGCCTTCGGCGAGGTCGGCCGCAAATATCCGCGCGCCTCCGCCGGCGTCAAATCCGCCGTCGATCGCGAGCAGAAGCGGGTGAAGTGCTGACGCGCAGTATTTGCGCCCTGACAATGCGGATGGCGCTGCACTAAATAGCTAAATAGTCTGGTGATTGCCTGGGCAGCGTCATGTCGGACGACGACAACTCACCGATCTCGGCGCGCGCGGCGAAGCAGCTCTTCGCCGAGCTGAGAGGCGCGCCCGCGCTGGTGCTCGCGGTCTCCGGCGGACCCGACTCGGTCGCGCTGATGTGGCTCGCCGCGCGCTGGAAGCGCGGCCTGGCACGCGGTCCGCAACTGACCGTCGTCACCGTCGATCACGGCCTGCGCCCGGAGGCGGCGCGCGAGGCGCGCGAGGTCAAGCGGCTGGCGGCTGAACTCGGGCTGGTACACCGGACCTTGCGCTGGCGCGGCGCGAAGCCGGACACGGGACTGCCCGCCGCTGCACGTGAAGCCCGTTACCGCCTGCTTGCGCGGGCCGCGCGCAGCGTCGGCGCGAGCCATGTGCTGACCGCCCACACCCGCGACGACCAGGCCGAGACCGTGCTGATGCGCCTTCTGCGCGGCAGCGGGCTTGCCGGGCTGTCGGCGATGGCGCGCCTCACGGAACGCGACGGCGTCGTGCTGGTGCGGCCGCTGCTCGATATCCCGAAGTCGCAGCTGATCGCGACCTTGAGGCGGGCGAAGATCGGCTTTGCCGATGATCCCACCAATCGCGACACCGCCTTCACCCGGCCGCGGCTGCGCGCGCTGCTGCCGCAGCTCGCGGCCGAGGGCGGCGACAGCAGGAGCCTGGCGCGGCTCGCAGGCAGGCTGGCGCGCGCCAATGCGGCGGTCGACGTGCTGGTCGATGGCGCCGAACGCTTCCTTCAGCTTCGGACGCGCGGCGATGCGCCGCAGGCGGGCGTTCGCAGCTTCGAGGTCTCGGCATTTGCCAATCTGCCGGAGGAGGTCCGGCTGCGGCTCCTGCTGCGGGCCGTCAATGCCCTTGGCCATGAGGGGCCGGCGGAACTCGGGAAGGTCGAGACCCTTCTGGCGGCGCTCGATCAGGCCATAGCCGCAAGCCCCCGCGCAGCCGGAAATGGCCGGCCTGTCCTGAAGCAAACCCTTGCGGGAGCCTTGATCAGCCTTGCCGGGGGCGTATCCACATCGCACCGGCGCCGGCCCGGCGGTCCAAGGGACGGACGAGGGCGGATCAGGGCGGATCATGACACCGGCCGTTTCCGCCGCGCCCCGTCAGGACACCTTAACCAGGCAGGAAAAACCCCGGGCAGATCGCCATTATTTCAGCGGGAATCGCTCTAAGATGGGATAAATAGTCCCATCTCGTTCCCTTGGCAGCGACCGGGGCGGCACCTAAATTGTATCCGTCTAACCAAGAGGATTCCTTGGGGATTTCCTCGCACTGACAAAGTAACTGCTACCGCCCAAGGATCAGGCCGCGATCCGCGCGACCACGAAGGAAGATCGATGAACGCCAATCTGCGCAATTTCGCCCTCTGGGTCATCATTGTCTTGCTGCTGTTGGCGTTGTTCACGCTCTTCCAGAATCCGGGTCAGCGCGCCTCCTCGCAGGACATCGCCTTCTCCCAGCTCCTGAGCGAAGTTGACCGCGGCAATGTGCGCGACGTCGTGATCCAGGGCCCGGACATCCACGGCACCTTCACCAACGGCTCGAGCTTCCAGACCTATGCGCCGAACGATCCGACGCTGGTGAAGCGCCTCTATGACAGCAAGGTCCAGATCACCGCGAAGCCGCCCGGCGACAACGTGCCGTGGTTCGTCTCGCTGCTGGTCTCCTGGCTGCCCTTCATTGCGCTGATCGGCGTGTGGATCTTCCTGTCGCGGCAGATGCAGGGCGGCGCCGGCAAGGCGATGGGCTTCGGCAAGTCGCGCGCCAAGATGCTGACGGAGGCCCATGGCCGCGTCACCTTCGAGGACGTCGCCGGCGTCGATGAAGCCAAGCAGGACCTGCAGGAGATCGTCGAATTCCTCCGCGACCCCGGCAAGTTCCAGCGCCTCGGCGGACGCATTCCGCGCGGCGTGCTGCTGGTCGGCCCTCCCGGCACCGGCAAGACCCTGATCGCGCGTGCGGTCGCAGGCGAAGCCAACGTGCCGTTCTTCACCATCTCGGGTTCCGACTTCGTCGAAATGTTCGTCGGCGTCGGTGCGTCCCGCGTCCGCGACATGTTCGAGCAGGCCAAGAAGAACGCGCCCTGCATCATCTTCATCGACGAAATCGACGCCGTCGGCCGTCACCGTGGCGCCGGTCTCGGCGGCGGCAATGACGAGCGCGAGCAGACGCTGAACCAGTTGCTGGTCGAGATGGACGGCTTCGAGGCCAACGAGGGCGTGATCCTGATCGCGGCGACCAACCGTCCCGACGTGCTCGATCCCGCGCTGCTGCGTCCCGGTCGCTTCGACCGTCAGGTCGTGGTGCCCAATCCCGACGTCGTCGGCCGCGAGCAGATCCTCAAGGTTCACGTCCGCAAGGTGCCGCTGGCGCCGGATATCAACCTCAAGACCATCGCGCGCGGCACCCCGGGCTTCTCCGGCGCCGACCTGATGAACCTCGTCAACGAAGCCGCCCTGACCGCCGCCCGCCGCAACAAGCGGATGGTGACGCAGGCCGAGTTCGAGGAGGCCAAGGACAAGGTGATGATGGGCGCCGAGCGCAAGTCGCTCGTCATGACCGAGGAAGAGAAGCTGCTGACGGCCTATCACGAGGGCGGCCACGCCATCGTCGGCCTCAACGTCGTCGCGACCGATCCGATCCACAAGGCGACCATCATTCCGCGCGGCCGTGCGCTGGGCATGGTGATGCAGCTGCCCGAGCGCGACAAGCTGTCGATGTCGCTGGAGCAGATGACCTCGCGCCTTGCCATCATGATGGGTGGCCGCGTCGCCGAGGAGCTGATCTTCGGCCGCGAGAAGGTGACCTCGGGTGCATCCTCCGACATCGAGCAGGCCACGCGTCTGGCCCGCATGATGGTGACGCGCTGGGGCCTCTCGGAGGCGCTTGGCACCGTGTCCTATGGCGAGAACCAGGACGAGGTGTTCCTGGGCATGTCGGTGTCGCGCACCCAGAATGCGTCGGAAGCCACGGTCCAGAAGATCGACACCGAGATCCGGCGCTTCGTGGAAGAAGGCTATAACGAAGCGACCCGCATTCTCACCGAGAAGCGTGCCGACCTCGAAGCCCTCGCCAAGGGCCTGCTCGAGTTCGAGACGCTGTCCGGCGACGAGATCGTCGACCTGCTCAAGGGCAAGAAGCCGAACCGCGAGTCCGTGCTCGAACCGACCACGCCCCGCGCTTCCGCCGTGCCCCCGGCCGGCAAGTCGCGCCCGCGGCCCGATCCAGATCCCGGCCTGGAGCCGCAGCCGCAGGCGTAATCGAGAAGCGGTAGATCAAATTGAAAAACGCGGCGGAAACGCCGCGTTTTTTGTTGGCCGATGTTGATGCAGTTGCGCTTCAAGCTCCGGTCTCGCGCCCCGGACGCAGCGCAGCGCCCCTTCGGCGGTGCGTTGCAGAACCGGGGCCCATGTCTCCGCATCTTACCGTTTGGCCTTCTGGGTCCCGGCTCAGCGCAGCAGCGTTGCACGCTGCAGCGCGTCCGGGACACGAGAGAGAGGCGCGTGTCGTCGCCACGGACTCCGTCATTGCGAGCGCAGCGAAGCAATCCAGAATCTTTCCGCTGCGGCAGTCTGGATTGCTTCGCTGCGCTCGCAATGACGACGTGGAGGCGCCGTGCTCGCAACGAGGCTCCGGTCTCGTAGGGTAGGCAAAGGCGCAAAGCGCCGTGCCCACCATCTCTCGACAGTCACGACAAAACTGGTGGGCACGCTGTCGCTTTGCCCACCCTACGATATCTCACTTCGCGGCGTCCTTCCGCTCCAGAAAATGCAGCACGTCGTCGCTGAACTGCTCGGGATCCTGCAGGAACGAGAAGTGACTGACCTCCGGCTGGATCAGCAGGCCGGCGCCCGGAATGTTTGCCGCCATGAACTCGGTGTTCTCGCGCTTGATCGCCTCGTCGTGGTCGCCGTCCACGATCCAGGTCGGGACCTTGATCGTCGCGAGATCCGACGCCGTCCATTTCGGCTGGCTCTCCCACATTTTGGTGATCTCGGCGACGAAGCTCTTGTACTCGGTCGGGGTCGGCGACAGGCGCTTGTACTCCTCGCCGGCTCTCGCGATGTAGGCGTTGAAGACGTCGTTCGACGCAATGTCCGCAACGCCTGACGGATCCGAGTTCGCCGCGAAGGCGAACAGCTTGCTCACGCGCT
Protein-coding regions in this window:
- the ybgF gene encoding tol-pal system protein YbgF; translated protein: MSSRSKVFTGTVAIAALFSLCSPALAQSDDDPEMRIERLENQLRQLTGQNEELQYRNRQLEERLRALEGGAQAAPGQAPVQPSVAAVPPAQSAPAYRQQQQAQPNYEQPQIAAPAPIVQEQPAPGAPGVRRRGDSFDPNQNPNAPGAPRALGGGQQPMPAGAPGGRAPGEPLDLANTSPRYQQGVPPAAQPGYPPAQSGYPAPSGGAGLTTLPPSATPRDEFDLGIGYMQRKDYALAEQTMKNFAQKYPSDPLLGDAQYWLGESYYQRQQYRDSAEAFLAVTTKYDKSAKAPDALLRLGQSLAALKEKEAACAAFGEVGRKYPRASAGVKSAVDREQKRVKC
- the ftsH gene encoding ATP-dependent zinc metalloprotease FtsH, which encodes MNANLRNFALWVIIVLLLLALFTLFQNPGQRASSQDIAFSQLLSEVDRGNVRDVVIQGPDIHGTFTNGSSFQTYAPNDPTLVKRLYDSKVQITAKPPGDNVPWFVSLLVSWLPFIALIGVWIFLSRQMQGGAGKAMGFGKSRAKMLTEAHGRVTFEDVAGVDEAKQDLQEIVEFLRDPGKFQRLGGRIPRGVLLVGPPGTGKTLIARAVAGEANVPFFTISGSDFVEMFVGVGASRVRDMFEQAKKNAPCIIFIDEIDAVGRHRGAGLGGGNDEREQTLNQLLVEMDGFEANEGVILIAATNRPDVLDPALLRPGRFDRQVVVPNPDVVGREQILKVHVRKVPLAPDINLKTIARGTPGFSGADLMNLVNEAALTAARRNKRMVTQAEFEEAKDKVMMGAERKSLVMTEEEKLLTAYHEGGHAIVGLNVVATDPIHKATIIPRGRALGMVMQLPERDKLSMSLEQMTSRLAIMMGGRVAEELIFGREKVTSGASSDIEQATRLARMMVTRWGLSEALGTVSYGENQDEVFLGMSVSRTQNASEATVQKIDTEIRRFVEEGYNEATRILTEKRADLEALAKGLLEFETLSGDEIVDLLKGKKPNRESVLEPTTPRASAVPPAGKSRPRPDPDPGLEPQPQA